One genomic window of Punica granatum isolate Tunisia-2019 chromosome 1, ASM765513v2, whole genome shotgun sequence includes the following:
- the LOC116192278 gene encoding transcriptional regulator TAC1-like: protein MYMAESENPGGSDSSSGQKDQNHGKGEDMIVKEAEATGKRSYECVYCKRGFTNAQALGGHMNIHRKDRANKSFLSSSSPPKNIPAFESRPSLEALWSKLSSHSSTACPSLVSPTNYLESYLQVAMSSTSSSRGIDHEEALGSNLSLQVGSPDHVEDTDEKGDDRMEEIDLELRLGRRDP from the exons ATGTATATGGCGGAGTCCGAGAATCCCGGGGGTTCTGATTCCTCGAGTGGCCAGAAGGATCAGAATCATGGGAAGGGTGAGGACATGATTGTCAAGGAGGCTGAAGCAACTGGCAAACGGTCCTATGAATGCGTGTATTGCAAGAGGGGGTTCACCAACGCGCAAGCCCTAGGTGGCCACATGAACATCCACCGCAAGGACCGAGCTAATAAGTCATTCTTGTCATCATCTTCCCCGCCCAAGAACATTCCAGCA TTTGAAAGCAGGCCGAGCTTGGAAGCCCTATGGAGCAAGCTGTCCTCGCATTCCTCCACTGCATGTCCGAGTCTTGTGAGCCCGACTAATTACCTCGAGAGTTACCTGCAAGTTGCTATGAGCTCCACTTCTTCGAGCAGGGGTATTGATCATGAAGAGGCTCTTGGGTCGAATTTGAGCTTGCAAGTTGGTTCTCCCGATCATGTTGAAGATACAGATGAGAAAGGCGATGATAGGATGGAGGAAATTGATCTGGAGCTACGACTTGGTCGTCGCGATCCCTAA